A single genomic interval of Calypte anna isolate BGI_N300 chromosome 3, bCalAnn1_v1.p, whole genome shotgun sequence harbors:
- the RTN4IP1 gene encoding reticulon-4-interacting protein 1, mitochondrial, with product MLSRGAAGGRALRGAVRARGHPPSRGLRASPRARSAMPSWVIDRYGPNEVLRFTRDMVFPTIDFPNEVIIKVHAASLNPIDLSMRSGYGATALNMKRDPLKLKSADSEFPLTLGRDVSGVVMECGLSVSYFKPGDEVWAAIPPWKQGTLSEFVVASGNEVSFKPKCLSHTEAASLPYVGLTAWSAVNQVGGLNQNNCSGKRVLILGASGGVGTFAVQLVKAWGAHVTAVCSHDASTLVKKLGADDVIDYKSGNLEEKLKTLPLFDFILDNVGGSTEKWALDLLKKWSGATYVTLVTPFLINMDKLGVADGMLQTGVTVGSKTVKHLLKGVHYRWAFFMPSGPSLDEIAELVDSGKIQPVIDQVFSFSEVPKAFLKLEGGHARGKTVIDVISKK from the exons aTGCTGTCGCGGGGGGCAGCAGGCGGGCGGGCGCTGCGCGGGGCGGTGCGGGCGCGGGGTCACCCGCCGAGCCGTGGCCTCCGCGCCTCTCCGCGGGCGCGGTCCGCTATGCCCTCCTGGGTCATAGACCGGTACGGACCCAACGAGGTGCTGCGCTTCACCCGGGACATGGTGTTCCCCACCATAGACTTCCCGAACGAGGTGATCATTAAGGTTCACGCCGCAAGCCTGAACCCCATCGACCTTAGCATGAGAA GTGGTTATGGTGCAACTGCACTAAATATGAAGCGGGATCCCCTGAAACTCAAAAGTGCCGACTCTGAATTTCCACTAACACTTGGCCGAGATGTCTCTGGTGTTGTTATGGAATGTGGACTTAGTGTGTCGTATTTCAAACCTGGAGATGAG gTGTGGGCAGCAATTCCTCCATGGAAACAGGGAACTCTGTCAGAGTTTGTGGTAGCTAGTGGAAATGAG GTGTCTTTTAAGCCGAAATGTCTCAGTCACACAGAAGCTGCCTCCTTACCATACGTAGGTCTCACAGCCTGGTCTGCAGTTAACCAAGTTGGAGGACTAAACCAAAATAATTGTAGTGGGAAAAG AGTATTAATATTAGGAGCTTCAGGAGGAGTTGGTACCTTTGCTGTACAG CTAGTGAAGGCCTGGGGTGCTCACGTGACAGCGGTTTGTTCTCATGATGCCAGCACACTGGTGAAAAAGCTTGGAGCAGATGATGTGATTGATTACaaatctggaaatctggaagagAAACTTAAAACGTTACCCTT ATTTGATTTCATCCTAGATAATGTTGGTGGATCCACTGAGAAGTGGGCTCTAGATCTCCTGAAGAAATGGTCGGGAGCAACATATGTTACCTTAGTGACACCCTTCCTGATCAATATGGACAAACTTGGAGTGGCTGATGGCATGTTACAAACAGGAGTTACTGTTGGCTCCAAAACTGTTAAG CATCTCTTAAAAGGAGTCCATTATCGGTGGGCATTTTTTATGCCAAGTGGCCCAAGTTTGGATGAAATAGCAGAACTAGTCGATTCTGGAAAG ATTCAACCAGTTATTGATCaagtcttctctttttctgaagttcCAAAAGCCTTTCTGAAATTGGAAGGAGGACATGCACGTGGAAAAACAGTGATTGATGTaattagtaaaaaataa